From a single Diachasmimorpha longicaudata isolate KC_UGA_2023 chromosome 13, iyDiaLong2, whole genome shotgun sequence genomic region:
- the LOC135168275 gene encoding glucose dehydrogenase [FAD, quinone], whose translation MAIFIGTIVAAAKTGALLLVGKLAILPILIAAIAYFNYDLMDPENHPHVTKNLLQQYDFIVIGGGSAGSVMANRLTEIPEWNVLLIEAGGHETEITDVPILSLYLHKSKIDWKYRTQPQKSACQAMVDQRCCWTRGKVLGGSSVLNTMLYIRGNRRDFDQWESFGNPGWSFEDVLPYFKKSEDQRNPYLARDKRYHNTGGYLTIQDSPYNTPLGPAFLQAGEEMGYDIVDVNGEQQTGFALWQYTMRRGTRCSTAKAFIRPIRLRPNFHLSLWSHVTRLLIDPSTKHTYGVEFIRNGRREIVYASKEVILSAGAINSPQLLMLSGVGDARHLQQVGIKPIHDSPGVGQNLQDHIAVGGVAFLIDYPISIVMNRLVNVNSALRYAITEDGPLTSSVGLEAVAFISTKYANQTDDWPDIEFMLTSSSTCSDGGTQVKNAHGLSDDFYNEVFGEINNRDVFGIFPMMLRPQSRGFIKLRTKNPLDYPLLYHNYLTHKADVDVLREGVKAAVAFGQTATMRRFGARFHSKPPPNCKHLPLFTDDYWNCFIRQYTMTIYHMSGTTKMGPPTDPMAVVDPELRVYGVSGLRVIDASIMPTITNGNINAAVIMIAEKGADLVKAQWLRRWKRDNGTINPR comes from the exons atggcgATATTTATTGGAACGATAGTTGCCGCTGCTAAGACCGGAGCTCTTCTATTGGTCGGCAAATTAGCTATTCTTCCAATACTGATAGCCGCTATAGCTTATTTCAACTATGACCTGATGGACCCGGAGAATCATCCCCATGTGACGAAAAATCTACTTCAGCAGTACGATTTTATTGTAATCGGTGGTGGAAGCGCTGGTAGTGTCATGGCGAATAGATTAACCGAAATTCCGGAGTGGAATGTCCTCCTGATTGAGGCTGGTGGTCATGAAACTGAGATAACAGATGTTCCGATTCTCTCATTGTACCTTCACAAGAGTAAAATTGATTGGAAATACCGCACGCAACCGCAAAAATCAGCGTGTCAAGCAATGGTCGATCAGCGATGCTGTTGGACCCGTGGGAAG GTACTTGGTGGATCCAGTGTTCTCAATACTATGCTTTACATCAGAGGTAATCGCCGGGATTTCGATCAGTGGGAGAGCTTCGGAAATCCCGGTTGGAGTTTCGAGGATGTCCTACCgtatttcaaaaaatccgAGGATCAACGGAATCCCTATCTTGCACGAGATAAGCGATATCACAATACAG GTGGTTATTTGACCATCCAGGACTCTCCTTACAACACTCCCCTGGGCCCGGCATTTCTGCAAGCGGGGGAGGAAATGGGTTATGACATAGTGGACGTCAATGGTGAACAACAGACAGGTTTTGCACTCTGGCAGTATACGATGCGTCGTGGTACACGTTGCAGTACAGCGAAGGCCTTCATCCGTCCAATAAGACTCCGTCCAAATTTCCACTTGTCCCTGTGGTCACACGTCACCCGCCTGCTGATAGATCCATCGACAAAGCACACCTACGGAGTTGAATTCATCAGAAATGGTCGCCGAGAGATAGTGTACGCCTCGAAGGAGGTCATCCTGTCAGCAGGTGCCATAAATTCACCTCAATTGCTGATGCTCTCGGGTGTTGGTGATGCCAGGCATCTCCAGCAAGTTGGAATCAAGCCCATACACGATTCACCCGGCGTTGGACAAAATCTTCAGGATCACATAGCCGTTGGAGGTGTTGCTTTCCTAATCGATTATCCAATAAGCATAGTGATGAATCGCCTCGTCAATGTCAATTCCGCCCTTCGATACGCAATCACCGAGGACGGACCACTCACTTCTAGCGTTGGCCTCGAGGCAGTCGCTTTTATCTCCACCAAATATGCTAATCAAACAGACGATTGGCCTGACATAGAATTCATGTTAACGTCATCGTCCACGTGCTCTGATGGAGGTACACAGGTGAAAAATGCCCACGGTCTATCAGATGACTTTTACAATGAGGTATTCGGTGAGATCAATAATCGGGATGTATTTGGTATATTTCCCATGATGTTGAGACCACAGTCACGGGGTTTCATAAAACTGCGAACGAAAAATCCCCTGGATTATCCATTACTCTATCACAATTATCTGACCCACAAGGCCGATGTAGATGTACTCAGGGAAGGGGTCAAGGCTGCTGTGGCTTTCGGTCAAACAGCCACCATGAGACGATTTGGTGCTAGATTTCACAGCAAACCACCACCAAATTGCAAACATCTGCCACTTTTTACTGATGATTATTGGAATTGTTTCATCAGACAGTACACAATGACTATTTATCACATGAGTGGAACAACCAAAATGGGCCCACCAACTGATCCAATGGCCGTTGTCGATCCAGAATTGAGGGTTTATGGGGTCAGTGGACTCAGAGTTATTGATGCATCGATTATGCCTACTATCACTAATGGAAATATCAATGCAGCTGTCATCATGATTGCGGAGAAGGGGGCGGATTTGGTTAAGGCCCAGTGGTTGAGAAGATGGAAGAGAGATAATGGAACGATTAATCctagatga
- the LOC135168279 gene encoding glucose dehydrogenase [FAD, quinone]-like yields the protein MELISLAGTSSFFGWGIIPLLAVGLTFYQYNNADPESHPRNAEELLRMYDFIVVGGGSAGAVIASRLSEISNWTVLLLEAGGDENEISDVPALAGYTQMSEIDWKYQTAPPSASAYCLAMTGDRCNWPRGKVLGGSSVLNSMIYVRGNRHDFDHWESLGNPGWSYRDVLPYFIKSEDNRNPYLARSPYHGTGGLLSVQEAPWRTPLALAFMQAGNELGYPNRDINGANQTGFMLSQLTVRRGSRCSTAKAFLRPVRNRKNLHTAMFAHVTKLLFNSDKRAIGVEFMRNGKKQVVHVRREVVLSAGSIGSPQLLMVSGIGPREHLQEFDIPILSDLRVGDNLQDHVGLGGLTFLIDEPVTFKKSRFQTFPVAMEYIINERGPMTTPGVEGLAFVNSKYADSTIDWPDVQFHFAPSSISSDGGDIIRKITGLRDSVYNTMYKPLIKSEAWSILPLLLRPKSSGWIRLKSKDPFVYPEINPNYFTHKEDMDVLVDAIRIAMEVSNSTAFQRFGSRPLTIPMPGCHKFLFDSYDYWECAIRHFTFTIYHPTGTCKMGPTSDPTAVVDTRLRVHGIKGLRVADASIMPTIVNGNPNAAVIMIGEKASDMIKEDWLRRRRPPGR from the exons ATGGAATTGATAAGTTTGGCTGGCACAAGTTCCTTTTTTGGATGGGGTATCATTCCACTACTTGCGGTTGGACTTACTTTTTATCAGTATAATAATGCGGATCCTGAATCGCATCCCAGAAATGCTGAAGAG CTTCTGCGAATGTACGACTTCATCGTTGTAGGCGGTGGAAGTGCAGGAGCTGTGATAGCATCTCGATTATCTGAGATATCAAACTGGACAGTCCTACTCCTGGAGGCCGGAGGGGATGAGAATGAGATATCCGATGTACCTGCATTAGCCGGATACACACAAATGTCGGAGATTGATTGGAAATACCAAACTGCCCCACCAAGTGCTTCTGCGTATTGTCTAGCTATGACAGGTGACAGATGCAATTGGCCGAGAGGAAAGGTCCTTGGTGGCAGCAGTgttttaaattcaatgatataCGTTCGTGGAAACAG ACACGATTTCGACCACTGGGAGAGCTTGGGTAATCCCGGATGGAGTTACAGAGACGTTCTCCCCTACTTCATAAAGTCCGAAGACAACAGAAATCCGTACCTCGCCCGAAGTCCCTACCATGGAACTGGAGGACTCCTATCAGTCCAAGAAGCTCCCTGGCGAACCCCACTGGCCCTGGCCTTCATGCAAGCCGGCAATGAGCTAGGTTACCCAAACCGCGACATAAATGGTGCAAACCAGACCGGCTTCATGCTGTCCCAGTTGACAGTGAGACGAGGAAGCCGATGCTCAACAGCAAAGGCTTTTCTGCGTCCCGTGAGGAACCGAAAGAACCTGCACACCGCCATGTTCGCCCATGTCACCAAACTCCTCTTCAACTCTGACAAGCGAGCAATAGGAGTTGAGTTCATGAGGAACGGTAAAAAGCAAGTGGTCCACGTTCGCCGAGAGGTTGTCTTATCAGCTGGTTCCATTGGTTCCCCCCAGCTGTTGATGGTCTCAGGAATTGGTCCCCGTGAGCATCTCCAGGAATTTGACATTCCAATTTTATCTGATCTACGTGTTGGTGACAATTTGCAGGATCACGTTGGCCTCGGGGGTTTGACATTCCTCATCGACGAACCCgtgacatttaaaaaatcccgatTCCAGACATTTCCAGTCGCCATGGAATATATAATCAATGAGAGAGGCCCGATGACGACACCAGGTGTCGAGGGATTGGCATTTGTAAATTCAAAATATGCAGACAGTACGATCGATTGGCCGGATGTGCAATTTCACTTCGCTCCAAGTTCCATAAGCTCAGATGGTGGGGATATCATACGAAAGATCACTGGACTACGTGACAGTGTCTACAATACGATGTACAAACCATTAATAAAATCCGAGGCTTGGTCGATACTCCCATTGTTATTGAGGCCAAAGAGTTCTGGATGGATAAGGCTGAAGAGCAAAgatccatttgtttatccaGAAATCAATCCCAACTATTTCACTCACAAAGAGGACATGGATGTCCTTGTGGATGCCATCAGGATCGCCATGGAAGTGTCCAATTCAACGGCATTTCAGAGATTTGGATCGAGACCGCTGACTATTCCTATGCCAGGATGTCACAAGTTCCTTTTTGATAGTTATGACTACTGGGAATGCGCCATAAGACACTTCACATTCACTATTTATCATCCAACTGGTACGTGCAAGATGGGACCAACGTCAGATCCAACTGCTGTTGTTGATACTAGGTTGAGGGTGCACGGGATTAAGGGGCTGAGGGTTGCAGATGCATCGATAATGCCGACTATTGTTAATGGTAATCCTAATGCCGCTGTCATAATGATTggagaaaaggccagcgataTGATCAAAGAGGACTGGCTACGGCGTAGACGTCCACCGGGGAGATGA